A window from Acipenser ruthenus chromosome 36, fAciRut3.2 maternal haplotype, whole genome shotgun sequence encodes these proteins:
- the LOC117402040 gene encoding regulator of G-protein signaling 8-like isoform X1 has protein sequence MSSGLCDCFLLRRHGAARAGGAPGGQESRVLSQEALMSQDLVYQEISVSSLPETQNQAPPKQDPAFNTFQTSTLLIDSTNSSKSTVKSNEKKRNSTITKEVKNRLSFLLQKPDQSCSDQNTSSEGSSEKPDKDDKPTSLEALEWSRSLEVLLSHHYGVAAFRSFLRSEFSEENIEFWLACQDYRGTKPATNVIPKARKIFSDYIGIQAPKEINLDSETREAIMHSLAQPTRSCFDAAQTRVYSLMEKDSYPRFLKSKIYLDLVKQGER, from the exons ATGTCATCGGGACTGTGTGACTGCTTCCTGTTACGTCGTCATGGCGCCGCGAGGGCTGGGGGGGCGCCGGGGGGGCAGGAGTCTCGGGTGCTTTCACAAGAAGCGCTGATGTCACAGGATCTTGTGTACCAGGAAATCTCTGTCAGCTCGCTGCCTGAAACCCAGAACCAAGCCCCGCCCAAGCAGGACCCTGCCTTCAACACCTTCCAGACCTCCACACTG cTGATTGACAGCACTAACTCATCCAAGAGCACAGTGAAGTCCAATGAGAAGAAAAGAAACAGCACCAT cACTAAAGAGGTGAAGAATAGGCTGAGTTTTCTGCTTCAGAAACCTGACCAGTCCTGCAGCGACCAGAACACATCCAGCGAGGGTAGCTCTGAGAAGCCAGACAAGGATGACAA GCCGACCTCACTGGAGGCGCTGGAATGGAGTCGATCACTCGAGGTGCTCCTGTCCCATCACT aTGGGGTGGCGGCATTCCGCTCGTTCTTGCGCTCCGAGTTCAGTGAAGAGAATATAGAGTTCTGGCTGGCCTGCCAGGATTACCGCGGCACCAAGCCAGCCACAAACGTCATTCCCAAAGCCCGGAAAATATTCTCGGACTACATCGGAATACAGGCTCCCAAAGAg ATTAACCTGGACTCTGAAACCCGCGAGGCTATCATGCACAGCCTGGCTCAGCCCACGAGAAGCTGCTTCGACGCGGCGCAAACGCGGGTCTACAGCCTCATGGAGAAGGATTCGTACCCGCGATTCCTCAAGTCAAAGATCTACCTGGACCTTGTGAAGCaaggggagagatag
- the LOC117402040 gene encoding regulator of G-protein signaling 8-like isoform X2, which translates to MSSGLCDCFLLRRHGAARAGGAPGGQESRVLSQEALMSQDLVYQEISVSSLPETQNQAPPKQDPAFNTFQTSTLLIDSTNSSKSTVKSNEKKRNSTMPTSLEALEWSRSLEVLLSHHYGVAAFRSFLRSEFSEENIEFWLACQDYRGTKPATNVIPKARKIFSDYIGIQAPKEINLDSETREAIMHSLAQPTRSCFDAAQTRVYSLMEKDSYPRFLKSKIYLDLVKQGER; encoded by the exons ATGTCATCGGGACTGTGTGACTGCTTCCTGTTACGTCGTCATGGCGCCGCGAGGGCTGGGGGGGCGCCGGGGGGGCAGGAGTCTCGGGTGCTTTCACAAGAAGCGCTGATGTCACAGGATCTTGTGTACCAGGAAATCTCTGTCAGCTCGCTGCCTGAAACCCAGAACCAAGCCCCGCCCAAGCAGGACCCTGCCTTCAACACCTTCCAGACCTCCACACTG cTGATTGACAGCACTAACTCATCCAAGAGCACAGTGAAGTCCAATGAGAAGAAAAGAAACAGCACCAT GCCGACCTCACTGGAGGCGCTGGAATGGAGTCGATCACTCGAGGTGCTCCTGTCCCATCACT aTGGGGTGGCGGCATTCCGCTCGTTCTTGCGCTCCGAGTTCAGTGAAGAGAATATAGAGTTCTGGCTGGCCTGCCAGGATTACCGCGGCACCAAGCCAGCCACAAACGTCATTCCCAAAGCCCGGAAAATATTCTCGGACTACATCGGAATACAGGCTCCCAAAGAg ATTAACCTGGACTCTGAAACCCGCGAGGCTATCATGCACAGCCTGGCTCAGCCCACGAGAAGCTGCTTCGACGCGGCGCAAACGCGGGTCTACAGCCTCATGGAGAAGGATTCGTACCCGCGATTCCTCAAGTCAAAGATCTACCTGGACCTTGTGAAGCaaggggagagatag
- the LOC117402040 gene encoding regulator of G-protein signaling 5-like isoform X3 translates to MSSGLCDCFLLRRHGAARAGGAPGGQESRVLSQEALMSQDLVYQEISVSSLPETQNQAPPKQDPAFNTFQTSTLLIDSTNSSKSTVKSNEKKRNSTITKEVKNRLSFLLQKPDQSCSDQNTSSEGSSEKPDKDDKPTSLEALEWSRSLEVLLSHHYGVAAFRSFLRSEFSEENIEFWLACQDYRGTKPATNVIPKARKIFSDYIGIQAPKEIKIPSFLLAD, encoded by the exons ATGTCATCGGGACTGTGTGACTGCTTCCTGTTACGTCGTCATGGCGCCGCGAGGGCTGGGGGGGCGCCGGGGGGGCAGGAGTCTCGGGTGCTTTCACAAGAAGCGCTGATGTCACAGGATCTTGTGTACCAGGAAATCTCTGTCAGCTCGCTGCCTGAAACCCAGAACCAAGCCCCGCCCAAGCAGGACCCTGCCTTCAACACCTTCCAGACCTCCACACTG cTGATTGACAGCACTAACTCATCCAAGAGCACAGTGAAGTCCAATGAGAAGAAAAGAAACAGCACCAT cACTAAAGAGGTGAAGAATAGGCTGAGTTTTCTGCTTCAGAAACCTGACCAGTCCTGCAGCGACCAGAACACATCCAGCGAGGGTAGCTCTGAGAAGCCAGACAAGGATGACAA GCCGACCTCACTGGAGGCGCTGGAATGGAGTCGATCACTCGAGGTGCTCCTGTCCCATCACT aTGGGGTGGCGGCATTCCGCTCGTTCTTGCGCTCCGAGTTCAGTGAAGAGAATATAGAGTTCTGGCTGGCCTGCCAGGATTACCGCGGCACCAAGCCAGCCACAAACGTCATTCCCAAAGCCCGGAAAATATTCTCGGACTACATCGGAATACAGGCTCCCAAAGAg ATAAAAATTCCCAGTTTCCTTCTTGCAGATTAA